One window of Verrucomicrobiia bacterium genomic DNA carries:
- a CDS encoding transcriptional repressor, which produces MSLESNASMSGELNEKLAHSGLRQTPQRQLVYQVLLEERNHPTAEEVFIRVKQKTPDISMATVYNCLDALVKCSVVKQVNLDRGASRYCPNMMDHSHFHCEQCGGVFDIDLTNPLEAAGARMPRGFQVKHMDLTLKGVCPACAQKHN; this is translated from the coding sequence ATGAGTTTGGAATCAAACGCAAGCATGAGTGGTGAGCTGAATGAAAAGCTCGCCCATAGCGGCCTGCGCCAGACGCCGCAGCGCCAGTTGGTGTATCAGGTGTTGCTGGAGGAGCGGAATCATCCCACGGCGGAGGAAGTTTTCATTCGCGTGAAGCAAAAGACGCCGGATATCTCCATGGCGACAGTGTATAACTGTTTGGATGCCTTGGTGAAGTGCAGTGTGGTGAAGCAGGTGAACTTGGATCGCGGGGCGAGCCGTTATTGTCCTAACATGATGGACCACAGCCACTTCCATTGCGAGCAATGCGGTGGGGTGTTTGATATCGACCTGACTAACCCCTTGGAAGCGGCGGGGGCCCGGATGCCGCGTGGGTTTCAGGTGAAGCACATGGACCTGACCTTGAAGGGCGTTTGCCCGGCGTGCGCGCAGAAGCACAATTAA
- a CDS encoding alkaline phosphatase D family protein, giving the protein MKASLPGALLACWLWMTFTPNPIHSAQIFLGQGTLAGEVTTDSVILQARLTGAESVIDGDVPGMRGVLRFEIDEHPTFPKPIQTAWMNARPDGDFMVKTRVTGLKPDTEYYYRPVFGSHERQSLPDIARVFRTLGGKSSERPVKFVMGSCMNYAVFHSGKDGKGQGAALGVEKDNGYVAFTSMFRIRPDFYIGNGDNVYYDNPLATRAKTVQDMRRKWHEQFVQVTMNQLFAITPTYWLKDDHDYRFNDADSTQEQEPSHGLGIRIFREQLPVVDPADTNAVTYRTHRVSRHLQLWFVEGRDHRSPNKMRDGPEKSIWGKEQKEWLKRTLKESDATFKLLISPTPMIGPDDASKRDNHANIGGFRHEGEEFFEWMKANDIGTNQFFILCGDRHWQYQSQHPSGYQEFACGALNTQNARTGPKPGAEKSTDPRGEVKQMFTSPKPVGGFLLVEQGTFGKLQQLQITFKDESGTSLHSMRILK; this is encoded by the coding sequence ATGAAAGCCTCTTTGCCTGGAGCTTTACTGGCCTGCTGGTTATGGATGACGTTCACGCCCAATCCGATTCACTCTGCCCAAATCTTTTTGGGGCAAGGGACATTGGCAGGGGAAGTCACCACCGACAGTGTGATTTTGCAGGCACGACTGACGGGGGCGGAATCGGTGATCGACGGTGATGTGCCGGGCATGCGGGGTGTTTTGCGGTTCGAGATCGATGAGCATCCGACCTTTCCCAAGCCAATCCAAACTGCGTGGATGAATGCCCGTCCGGACGGAGATTTCATGGTGAAGACCAGGGTCACAGGATTGAAGCCGGATACGGAGTATTATTATCGTCCAGTTTTCGGTTCCCACGAGCGACAGTCGTTGCCTGATATCGCGCGAGTTTTCCGGACGTTGGGCGGCAAGAGTTCTGAACGGCCGGTGAAGTTCGTGATGGGGAGCTGCATGAATTATGCTGTCTTTCATAGTGGAAAGGATGGCAAAGGACAGGGGGCGGCCTTGGGCGTGGAAAAGGATAACGGATATGTGGCGTTCACATCGATGTTCCGTATCAGGCCGGATTTCTATATCGGCAACGGCGATAATGTCTATTACGACAACCCCTTGGCCACGCGGGCTAAAACGGTGCAGGATATGCGGAGGAAATGGCACGAGCAATTTGTGCAGGTGACCATGAACCAGCTATTCGCCATCACGCCCACCTACTGGTTGAAAGATGACCATGACTACCGGTTCAATGATGCGGATTCCACGCAGGAGCAAGAGCCGTCCCACGGCTTGGGCATCCGCATTTTTCGCGAGCAGTTGCCGGTGGTGGATCCGGCGGATACAAATGCCGTCACTTACCGGACTCACAGGGTCAGCAGGCATCTGCAACTCTGGTTTGTGGAAGGACGTGATCATCGCAGCCCGAACAAGATGCGGGATGGACCGGAGAAAAGCATCTGGGGGAAGGAGCAGAAGGAATGGCTCAAGCGCACGCTGAAGGAGAGCGATGCGACCTTCAAACTGCTTATCTCACCCACGCCGATGATCGGGCCGGATGATGCATCCAAGCGGGACAACCATGCGAATATCGGAGGGTTTCGGCATGAGGGCGAGGAGTTCTTCGAGTGGATGAAGGCGAACGACATCGGTACCAACCAGTTTTTCATCCTCTGCGGCGACCGGCACTGGCAGTATCAATCCCAGCATCCTAGCGGATACCAAGAATTTGCCTGTGGGGCGTTAAACACCCAGAATGCCCGAACGGGCCCAAAACCAGGTGCTGAAAAATCAACCGATCCCCGAGGGGAAGTTAAGCAGATGTTCACCTCACCTAAACCGGTGGGAGGCTTTTTACTGGTGGAGCAGGGGACGTTTGGCAAACTGCAGCAGTTGCAAATCACCTTCAAAGATGAGTCAGGCACATCGCTTCATTCGATGCGGATATTGAAATAG